CACCGGGGACGTGGACGCGGCGCTGCTGCACCTCGTGCTCGCCCTGGTGGTGTGCTCGGTGGGGGCCCAGGTGGTGCGCACGGTCGTGCGCGGCTACCAGGACCAGAGCGCCGGCACCCCCGACGGGCAGCCGGAGGCCGAGCCGAACCCCGGCCGTCGCCGCGAGGACCTCTGACCCACCCCGGGCGCCCTCGTCCGGCACCGTCCGGCACCGACCGGCACCGTTCGGCACCGTCCGGCACCGTCCGGCGCAGCGGCGACCACCGCCCGTCCCCGTCCCGGGGGCGGGCGGTGTCGTCGTTCCCGGATGTAACGCGAACGACATAGCCGACCACGTGTCGTCACCTACACTGGCCCCATGCTGGTCCTGACCCGCAAGGCCGGGGAATCCGTCGTCATCGGCGACGAGGTCGTCGTGCGCGTCCTGGAGGTCCGCGGGGACGTCGTCCGGGTCGGGATCGACGCCCCGCGCGACGTCCAGGTGCACCGGCAGGAGGTCTACGAGGCCGTGCGGGAGGCGAACATCGCCGCCTCCACCGCCTCGGAGGAGGCCATCACCGCCTTGCAGGGCATCGTGCGCCGGGCCGGTGCGGTCGGCCCGTCCCAGTAGGGGTCCGTCCCGGCCCGGTCGCCGGGGCGAGGCGGTGAGCCCGGTCGCGGGACCCGCCTGAACGAGTGAGCACCCCTCAAGACCGCCCCCGGCGCGTCCGACACCTCAGGTGAGGACCGTGGAGCAGGAGGTGGAGGGTGAGGACGAGCACGAGCGCGTACCCCGCGGCGCCCGCCGTGACGGTGCCGTGGGACGAGGCGCTGGAACGGGCCGGTGTCGCCCTGGCCCTCCTGCACCCCGCCGGTCACGTCGCCGCGGCCACCGGCGCCTACTGCCGGCTGACCGGTGAGGACCCCGCCGCGGTGGTGGGGACCCCCGTCCTGAGCTGGTGGGGCGCGCTCCGCGACCGCGCGCCGGGTGGTGCGCTCGACGGGCTCGGCCCGGCGCCGACCGTGGCCGCCGTGCTCGCCGTCCTCACCGCGGTCGACGTCGAGCTGGACGTCGAGCTGCACGAGGGGCCGGGCGGGGACCGCGCCGGCCGGGGTGTCGTGCGGGTCCAGCTCACCGCGGCCGAGGACGGCGGCGCCGTCGTGCTGCTGCGCGAGGTCAGCGCCGAGCACGCCGAGCGCGCCGCCCTGCGGGCGCGGCTGGCCCAGCAGGAGGCGGTGATCGCGGCCTCACCGGACACGATCTACCGGTTGGACCTGGGGGTCGGTCACGTCGAGTGGTCCAGCACCGGTGGCGCCTGCCTGCTCGGCCTGCCCGCCGCCGACGACCCGTTCCCGGCCGACCTCGTGCACCCCGAGGACCTGCCCGGTGTCCGGCGTGCGGTCGAGGCGCTGCACGCGGCGGCCCCCGGGGAGATCGTGGAGTGCACGTACCGCGTGGTGGACGGCCAGGGGCAGGAGCGGTGGGTGCACACCCGCTCCACCGTCACCGACCGCGACGGTGCAGGTCGCGCCCTGCGCGCGGTCGGCATCGCCCAGGACCTGACCGAGACCATCACCACGATGGACGCCCTGGCCGGCTCCGAGCGGCGCTTCCACGAGGTGTTCGCCCGCGGCCCGGTCGGGATGGTGCTGTTCGGGCTGGAGGGCTGGATCAGCGAGGTGAACGACGCCCTGGGTGCGCTGCTGGAGCGGGACACCGCCGACCTGGTCGGCACCCCCGCCGCCGAGCTGCTGGACCCGCCCGCGGAGCAGGGCCCGAGCGCCCAGGAGCGCGAGGAGCGCGCCGGGGCCCAGGCCCAGCTGCAGCGCCTGCTGGACGGCACCGACGAGGTCGCCCACCGCGAACGGCGCTTCGACCTGCCCAGCGGGCGGACCGTGTGGGCGCAGGTGACGTTGTCGTTGACCTCCTCCAGCACGGGTGAACCGGCGTTCCTGGCCTTCGTGGAGGACGTCACGGCCCGCAAGCGCGAGGCCGAGCAGCTCGAGCACGCCGCGCTGCACGACCCCCTCACGGGCCTGCCCAACCGGGCCAAGGCCGAGGACCGGCTGGGCACGGCCCTGGCGCGCACCCGGCGCCGCGGTGGCGGCTGCGCCGTCCTGTTCGTCGACCTCGACCACTTCAAGGACGTCAACGACAGCTTGGGGCACGCCGCGGGGGACGACCTGCTGCGCGAGGTGGCCGACCGGCTGCGCGGCCTCCTGCGCACCGGGGACGTGGCCGCGCGCATCGGCGGGGACGAGTTCGTCCTCGTGTGCGAGGACGTCGTCGACGCCCGGGCCCTGACGGCCATCGCCGAGCGGGTCTGCGAGCGCATCACCATCCCCGTGGACCTGGGCACCCGCACGGTCACCGTCACCGCCAGCGTCGGGGCCGCCCGCACCGACGGCGCCCTGGGCCCGGAGGAGCTGCTGCGCGCGGCCGACCGCGCCATGTACCGGGCCAAGGCGGCCGGGCGGGCCTGCTGGCGGGCCGCCTGAGCGGTGGCGCGCGGGCGACCGGGCGCCGCCGGGGTGACGAAGCTCACGGCCCGAACGGGCTCACCGGACCTGCCGTGCGCGCGCGTCGCTGGCTAACCTGGCTGGGACCCGCCACCGACTGGTGAGGACGACGGCGTCCGCGGTTCGAAGGACAGGTTCGGTCCACACCCCCTGGAGGTACGCCATGGACGACAAGAGCACCGACACCCGCGTCATCGACCTGCGCGAGGTGGAGCTGACGACGGTCGCGAACCCGCGACGCACCCAGCTCTGACGCGCTGAACGCTGCGGAGGCCGGCCCCCCCAGGGGGCCGGCCTCCTGTCGTTCACGGGTCCTGCAGGATGCCCGCGCGGGACCAGTGGTGCCAGATCTCGTACCCGCTGTCGCCGGTCACCCACGGCACGCCGGAGTCCTCGGGGGTGGCGGCCGAGGCCAGGGGGCGTCCACCGGCCAGCAGCTGCTCGGCCGGGGTCAGCCGGCGGATGCCGACACCGGCGACCCGTTCGGGGGCGGCGGAGAGGAACTCGGCGTAGATCGCCGGGTCGTGCTGGCCGTCGTCACCGACCAGCAGCCACCGCACCTGCGGCAGTTCGCGGGCCAGCCGCGCCAGCGACCCGCGCTTGTGGGCGCTGCCGTCGCGGAACCAGCCGGTGTTGGTCGGGCCCCAGTCCGTCAGCAGCATCGGCCCGGCCGGGTAGCCGAACCGGCGCAGGAAGCGCCCCAGGGTGGGGGCCACGTTCCACGCCCCCGTCGACAGGTACACCACGGGCCCGGCGGGGTTCTCCTGCACGACCTGCCGGTACAGCTCGGCCATCCCGTTGACCGGGACCCGCGCCCGCTCGTCCAGGACGAAGGAGTTCCACGCCGCGACCAGGGGGCGGGGCAGGCGGGTCACGACGACGGTGTCGTCGATGTCGGACAGCAACCCCACGACCGGGTCCGGCCCCACGACGACGACCTCGGCGGTCCCGCTGTGCCGCACCGCGTTCTGCGGCAACTGCCCCGCGCCGCCCTCGGTGTCGTCCTCGGCCAGCTCCGCGTCGGGCCCGGGCTGGCCGGCCTCGACCACGTCGGGCCCGACGGTCAGGACGACCTCGTGCCGCCCCGGGGGCAGGTCCACCTCGACGCGTTCGTCGACGTAGCCCTCGCGGTTGGTGCGCACGACCCGTTCGTGACCGCCGATGCGGACGGTCACCTGGGCCCCGGCGATGGGGACGGTGAGGAAGTTGCGCCAGCCCCGGACGCTGCGCGCGTCGTCGCGCTGGGTCTGCTCGGCGGTGTCCTCCCGCCCCAGCAGGACCCGCCCGAACACGCGCACCCAGCCCGGCCCGCCGTACCCGGGGTAGGCCAGGGCCCGCGCGTGGTACCCGCGCCGCCGCAGCCGCGAACCCACGAGCCCCTTGACGGCGTCCTCCACGCGCGCGGCCCGGTGCAGGGAGTGCTCCCCGGGGCGCGGGGTCAGGTCCCCGCGCAGGTCCTCGAAGTCGCGGCGGGCCTCCTCGACACGTCGTGCGGTCCGGGCACGTCGCTGCCCGGGGGTCAGAGCCGGCCCTTTGATCACCCGGACGACCCTAACGGGACTCGAACCCCCCGGCGAGGCGGCCGAAACCCTCGTCGAGGGGGACCCGCGGCGTCCAGCCGAGGCGCTCGCGGGTGCGGGCGATGTCGAACCAGTGGGCCGTGGACAGCTGCTCGGCCAGGAACCGCGTCATGGGCGGCTCGTCGGGCAGCCCGAACCGCGTCCAGACCCGTTCCACGACGCTGCCGGCCGCCTTGGCGAGCACCGAGGGCACCCGCCGCGTCGGTGCGGGAACCCCCGCGGCGGCGCAGATGCGGGCGAAGACCTCGCTCACCGTGCGGGGTTCGCCGTTGGTGACGACGAACGCCTGCCCGTGCACGCCGTCGTCGGGGCAGCGGTCCAGCGCGGCGAGCAGGGCGTCCACCGCGTTGTCGACGTAGGTGGTGTCGATGAGCGCGGTGCCGTCGTCCAGCAGCGGCAGCCGCCCGGCGCGGGCGCGGTCGGCGATGCGCTGCACGAGCTGGGTGTCCCCGGGGCCGAGCACGATGTGCGGGCGGACCGCGCACACGGCGAACGCGGGGGAGTCGGCGGCCAGCGCCAGCAGCTCGGCCTGCGCCTTGGTCTGCGCGTAGGAGCCGTGCGCGGCGGCGGGGTCGGCGGGTGTCGTGCCCACCCCGACGAGGGCGGACCCGGCGTGGGCGACCGAGGGGGAGGAGACCATGACGAACCGGGACACCCCCGCCGCGCGGGCCGCGAGGAGCAGGTTCGCGGTCCCCTCGACGTTGGTGGCGACGTACTCCGGGTGCGGGCCGGTGACCGACACCTTCGCGGCGAGGTGGACGACGGCCTGGACCCCCTCGACGGCCCGCGCGCACGCGGCCGGGTCGGTGACCGAGCCGAGGACCTCCGCGAAACCCCCGCCGGCGGTGCGGCGCTGCAGGACGCGCACGTCGTCGCCGCGGGCGGCCAGCGCCCGCGCGGTCTCACGGCCCAGCATCCCGCTGGCACCCGTCACGAGGACCTTCACGCCAGTGCTCCCGCCCGCTCGCCCGCCAGGACCCGCCCGGCCCACGACGAGACCCGCACCCGGTCGATCTTGGAGTTGTGCCGCACGTCCGTCGGCAGCGCCGGGACCAGCAGCACGGCGACCAGGTTGCGGCCCGTCGCCTCCCGGACCGCCTGCGCCAGGACCGGGTCGGCGACCGTCGTGCGCCTCAGGCCCGCGACCACGGCCGGGTCGGGTTCGGCGACGAGGACGAGCTGGCGCGCCGCGCGCGGCCCGACGCCGACGAGGGCGGCCCGCGCGATCCCCGCGACGGTCTCGGCGCGCTGCTCCACCCCGACGGGGGTGACGACCTCCTCGGCGGTGGTGACCACGTGCGCCAGGCGGCCCTCGATCCACACCCGGCCGCGCTCGTCGAGGTGCCCGACGTCGCCGGTGCGGTGCCAGCGCCCGGCCCGCACCGCCCCCAGCAACGTCGGGGAGGGTCGCACGTCGACGCTCGCGGCCTGCGTGGCCCACAGCTGGTCGTAGTGGTCCTTGACGTGCTCGCCACCCACGACGACCTCCCCGAGGAGGCCGGGGGTGGTCACCAGGTCGGTGCCGGCGCGGCCCTCGGCGTCCAGCGGCGCGACCGCCACGGTGACGCCCTCCACGGGCAGGCCCACGCAGATGCCTTCTCCGGCACCGGCTTCCAGGATGTCCGACAGGCCCACGTCGGTGGCCGGCAGCACCTCGGTGGCCCCGTACGGAGTGCGCGGGTCGGCCAGCGGCATGAGCTCGCGCACCCGCTGCAGCAGCGGTGTCGGCACCGGCGCCCCGGCCGAGAGCAGCGTGCGCACCCGCGCCAGCGCCGCGCGCCGGGCCGGGGTGAGGTCACCGGCGGTGGCCAGCACGTTGACGACGGCGGCGGGGGACAGGAACGCCGACGTCGCCCCGGCCGCCTCGACCGCCTCGGCCAGGGCCGTCGCGGTCAGCGTCGCCGGTTTCGTGACGTCCATCGCCGGCACCACGCACGTGGCGCCCAGGGCGGGCCCGAACAGCGCGAACGGAGCGAACGCCGACACCAGCGGCTGCCCCGGCCCGATCCGGACGACCGCCCCCATCGCCCGCGCCAGCTGCCACAGCTGCCCGTGCGTGTAGACGACGCCCTTCGCCGGACCGGTGGACCCGGAGGTGAACAGCACCGCGGCCTCGGACTCGGCCCGCGGTTCGGCGGGCAGCTCGAACCCTGCGGCCAGGCGCGCGGCCCCGGCCCGGGCCACGTCGGTCAGGTCCGCGACCGACACCCGCCGGCCCGGCCAGCGCAGCACCCGCGCCGCCAGCAGCGCCTTGGGCACCCCCACGACCCAGTCGACGCCGGCACCGGTCACCGCCCGCGACAGGCCCCGCACGCCCAGACCGGCGTCGGCGACGACGGCGACCGCACCGATCCGCAGCAGCGCGTACAGCGCGGCCGTCAGGTCCGCCCCGGGCGGGACCAGCAGGGAGACCCGCTGCCCCGGCTGCACGCCCCGCAGCACGAACCCCGCCGCGAGCTCACGGGTGCGGCGGTCCAGCTCGGCCCACGACGTCGTCCGCGGCGCGCGGGAGGAGGACCCGCCGGCACGCACGGCCGGCATCTGCACCACGGCGGGCGTGCCCGCGACCTGCGGGTCACCCGCGCGCTCACCCAGCGCGGCCCACAACCGCGGCGACCGCGCGGCCGGTGCGGGCCGGGCGTCTCCGGGCGGGGGCGTCGGGCGCAGCACCCGCTCGTCCAGCCACCGCAGCACCACACCGGCGAACGCGGGGTCCTCCGGCGTCAGGTGCGAGGCCCCCTCGAAGCGGTGCACGTCCGCGTGCGGCACCCGGGTGCGCCAGTCCCGCAGGAACCACTCGCCGAACACCGGGTCCCGCGGTCCCCACGCCACCAGCGTGGGGACCCTCGCGGCCGCGATCGCGCCCACCCCGGCGCTGACCCCGTCCAGGGCCGCGCGGCTCGGGTGCCCGGCCCCGACCGGCACGTCCGCGACGAACGCGTCGATCCCGGCGCGCTCGCCCGCGCTGCGGTACGGCGAGCGGTAGGCCGCCTTCACCGCCGCCGGCAGCGCCGGGCGCGGCAACGCCAGCGTCGTGCGCAGGAAGGCCTGCGAGCGGGACGTCACGAGGGGACGCACCCCCGGGGCGAGCACCGCCGACAGCACCCCCGGCGCGCCCGCGTCCACCGGCCAGCTCGCCGCGGTGTTCGCCACGACCAGCCCGGCCAGCCGGACCCGCGACCGGCCCCCGTGCCGGCCCTCGTGCCGCGCCAGCTCGGCCGCGGCCCACCCCGAGACGACGACCCCGCCCCAGTCGTGACCGACCGCCACCACCGGACCGGACAGCTGCAGGGCGTCCACCAACCCCCTCAGGTCCTGCACCCGTTCACCCAGGCGCCGCACCGTGCCGGTGCGCTCGGAGAAACCCATCTCCAGCTGGTCGACCGCCACCACGCGCCAGCCCAGCTGCACCGCCGAGGCCGCCGAGGCCAGGCCCCGCCACAGGTACGACCACGTCGGGTTGCCGTGCACGCACAGCAACGTCCCGATCGCGTCGCCGCCCTCGGGCGCGGTGTCCAGCACGTGCCACGTCCGGACGGCGCCGTCGTGGTCGACCGCCTCCACCAACCGCGACCACCGCCGGTCCCACCCGGGCAGGTCCGGAGCCGGCGTCACCGCCGGCAGGACTGCGAGACGACCTCCGCTCACCACGCCAGCTCGAGCATCGCCGTGTTCAGCCCCGACCCCACGCCCATCGCGATGACCTTGTCCCCGGCCGAGAAATCCGGCGCCGAGGCGGCCAGCGTCATCGGCAGCGAGATCGGCCCCACGTTCCCCCACGTCGGGAACGTCATCGGCACCTTCGCCGGGTCCACCCCGATCCGGTCCACCAGCGTCTCGGTGTGCACGCGCGAGATCTGGTGGATGACGAACTTCTTCGCCTCCCGCCACCCCCACAGCGCGTCACCGGCCTCGAAGGCGTCCGAGACGATCTCGATGCCCTCGGTCAGCATCAGCTTGGCGTCGGTGCGCATGTGGTTCATGTCCCCGATGCACAGCTCGTGGTGGGCCGTGCCGGCCCGCGAGACGCCCCCCACGATCCGGTGCCCCTCGGGGTGCTCGTCGGCGCGGCCGATGACCGCCGCCGCCGCCCCGCAGCCCAGCGTCATCGTCGCGAACTCGTTGAGGAAGTCCTTGCGCGTGATGCCCTCGCGCTGCAACCGGGAGATCGTGCCCTCGTGCATCGAGCGCACGTCCTCGGCGCCCAGCACCACCGCGTACCGGATCATGCCCGCGTCGATCATCGCCGACGCCACCTGCACCCCGTTCACCCACGCCAGGCACGCGTTGGCGATGTCGAAGTTCAACGCCGACGTCGGCAGGTCCATCCCGTGGTGCACGCTCGTCGCCACCGCCGGCTCCAGGTGCGGGCGCGTCACCGTCGTGGAGATGACCATCCCGACCTCCGAGGCGTCCACCCCGGCCTCCGACAGCGCCTTCGCCCCGCACTCCGCGGCGACGTCCGAGGCCCGCTGACCCGGCGCCCACCAGCGCCGCTCCTGCACCCCGGCGACCTTCTCCAGCAGGCCCGGGCGCAGCCGCAGGCGCTCCAGCGTCGGCGCCAGGACCTCGTCGAAGTACGACGAGGGCACCACCGTCGGCGCCTCCACGTGCGAGATCGACAGCAACGCCGCGTTCGCCGGCGCGAACGTCGAGTTCCCCTGGAAGGGAGACCCCACGCGGTGCGCGGGGGCGGCCTCGGTGCTGGAAGGGTCGAACAAGGGCTTCCCCGATCTGGTCGTCGGCCGCGCGGCGGTGGCTCACCGTACGAGGTCCGTCATGATCCACCAAAGGAGCGGCAGGACCACCCGCGTGGCGGGAACTCAGGTTAACCGCCGGCGAACGCCCCGCTCGCCCAGGTCACCCGCCCGAGCGCACCGCCGACCCGCGCTGCCGCGCCAGCAGGACCGAGGAGGCCCCCTCCAACGCCCCGCACGCGCCCAGCAGCTCCCCCCGCCCCGGCAGCACCCGCCCGAAGCACGCCCGCTCCACCACCTCCAGCGCCGCCACCGCCGCGGCCACCGCGTCCGCCCCCGCGTCCCCCGCCGCCTCCGTCGAGGCGTGCGGCCCGCACACCTGCACAGCCCCCACTAACCGCCCCCGCCAGTCCGACACGCCCTCCGCAGCCCCCCGCCGCCACCGCGGCGGCAACGCCCCGTCGAACCGGGCCACCGCCACCAGCAACGCCCCCACCGCCGGGTCCTGCCGACGACCCGCCGGGCCCACCACCACCGCAGGCGCCCCCCGCCGGGACCACCTGCGGGACCACCACCGCACGACCACCACGGCCGCCACCAGCAGCACCACCAGCACGACCGCCACCAGCGCCCGCGCCCCCGCATCGGCCAGCACCCGCTCCACCAGCCGCTGCACCTGCGCCCACGCCCCTCGCCACCACCCCCGAGCACCCGCGCCGTCCCCCACCAGGGGCGCCCCCGCCGTCGGGTCCGAGGACACCCACCCCGCCCCCGGCACCCACACCTCCACCCACGCGTGCGCGTCCGCCGACCGGAACACCCGAGCACCCCCCGAGGACTCACCCCCCGCGAAACCCGTCACCAGCCGCGCCGGGAACCCCGCCGAGCGCAGCAGCACCACCTCCGCGGTCGCGAACTGCTCGCAGAACCCCACCCGGTCCTGGAACACGAACGCGTCCACCGCGTCCTGCCCGGCCGCCGGCACCGGCGCCTCCAACGAGTACCGCGCCACCGACCGCAGGTGCGCCGAGACCGCCCGCGCCGCCGCCACCGGGTCCCGGCCACCCGCCAACCGCACCCCCAGCTCCCGCACCCGCCGCGGCACCCCGGCAGGCAGCTGCGTCCACCGGGCCACGTCCTGCGGCACCGCCGCCACCCCCGGCACCGACGGCACCGACCCGTCCTGCGGCCCGTCCACCGACGGCACCACCCGCGACACCACCCGGTAGGACGACCCCTCCTGCGCCAGCACCAGCCCCGACGCCCCGTCGAACAGCTCCGACGACGTCCGCACCCCCACCGGCGACCCCGCGCTCACCACCGCCGGGTAGGACCCCAACGGCTCGACGTCGTCGACCCGCTCCACGTCCGAGGCCCCCGGCTCCGGGACCGCCACGTACCCCGCCGCCGCCGACGCCCAACGCACCGGGTTCCCCGAGGACACCCACGTCCGCCCGTCGTAGACGTCCAGGACCCCCGACCGCCACAACGACGGCGACCCCGCCGGCACCCGCAGCAGCTCCGTCGCCGGTAACCCACCGCGCGCCGACAGGTCCAACGTGCCCCCCGCGTACGCCTGCACCGAACGCACCGGCGCCCCCACCGGCCCGCCCCCGCCGGCCCCGCCGCCCAGACCACCCAGACCACCCAGCGCACCACCACCCGACGACGGCACCGGCACCAGCAGGAACAGCACCAGCGCCACCGTCGAGGCCACCACCGACCCCGCCGCGGCCCGCCGCACCACCCGCCCGTCCACCGGCCGGTGCGGCACCGCGCACGCCAACCCCGCCAGCACCGACCCCCACACCAGCACCACCGGCCCCACCAGCGCCGCCGACGGAGCCGTCCCCGCCGCCGCCACCGTCACCAGCACCGACAACCCCAGCACCGACCGCACCGCACGCACCGACCGCGCCACCGCGAACTGCCGCACCGCCAGCGCCAGCGCCAGCACCGGCGACACCGCCGCCACCACCGACACCCCACCCCCCGCCACCAGCCCCGGCACCGCCACGGCGCTCGCCAGCACGCCGCAGGCCCCCAGCACCTGGTCCAGGACGGGGCTGCGCCCGCGCAGGACCAGCGCCACGGCGACCACACCCGAGACGCCCACCAGCGCCGCCGCGGGCAGAGCGCCCGAGACCGTCAGCGCGAGCGCCGCCGCGACCACGGCGAACCCGGCGCAGCGCACCGCGGCCCGCGCGGGCACGTGGGTGCCCAGCAGGTCCGGCAGCGGGGGAGCGGCAGCCGCGGCGACGGGGGCGACGGGGGCGACCCGCGAGAGCGCGGCAGCCGACGTGAGGGGCCTCACCGGCGTCGCCACCCCCCGGCACGGGCCAGCACCACCTCACCGTCGGGACCGGCCGCCTCCACCGCCGCCCCGAGCGAGCGGGCGCACGGACGGGCCACGGCCAGCACGTCGAGCGCGGCCAGACCCTCACGGACGGCCCCGTCCGCGCCCAGGACCCCCACGCGCCGACCCGCGGCCACGTCGGCCAGGACCACCGCCGCGGCCTGACCGAGAACGGCCTCGAACTCCGCACCCGTCGTCTCCCCGGGCGCGGGCAGGACCACGACGCGCAGCCCCACGGGCAGAGCCTCACGCTCGACGACGACGAGCGCCGGACCGCCCGGACCGGACCCCCGGCGCGCCGAGGCCCGCCAGTGCACGGCCCCACCCGCATCGCCCCGGCGGAACGGCCGCACCCCCGCGACGTCGTCGGCCCCGGCACGCGCAGCCGGTCCGGGCAGGACCGGCACGGCCGCCGGAGCCGGGTGCACGTGGACCGGTGCGGGCACCACGGCCCGCCGCCGCTGCAGGACGACCCCCAACGCATCGGCCCACTCCAGGACCACCTCGGTACCCCCACCCGCACCGCGCACCGGCGCGGACCGCGGCACGCGCAGCACCACGACCTGCCCCGGCTCCAGCCCGGGCACCCCGGCGTGCGCCGGCGACAGGACGTCCCCGCCCAGGTGCAGCACCAGCGGCGGCGAGGTCCGGCTCCCCGTGTTCCGCACCCGCACGACGTGCTCGACGACGTCACCGACCCCGACCCGCGCGGGCCGCTGGACGGCGACCGTCAACGCACCCACCACCGGCGCCGTCAGCGACGCCAACCCGACCGCGGCCAGCAGCAGGCACCCGACCAGGGTGAGCCACCGGTTGCCGACCCCCACCGACAGCACCAGCAGCGCCGGACCCGCCGTCACCAGCGCGACCCGCCGCCAACGGACCCCGGCCGGCGACACCGCCTCCGTCACGGCCGACTCACCGGCCGGCAGGTGGGGCACAGCGGCGCTCACCGGCGCAGGTCCACCGGCACGTGCTGCGCGATGCCCGCCGCCAACCGCTCCTGGGACAGCGACCGGGCCGCCGCCCCCTCCCCGACCACCCCCTGGGCCACCCCCTGGACCTCGGCCGGGACGAGACGGTGGGCCAGCACCGGCACCACCAGCGCCTGCACGTCCTCGGGCAGGACGTGCTCGCGCCCGGCCAGCAACGCCCGGCCCTGCGCGCACCGCACCAGCGTCAACGCCGCCCGCGTCCCGGCCCCCAACCGCACCCGCGCATCGGTGCGCGTGGCCCGGCACAACCGCACCGCCAGGTCCAGCACCGCGTCCCCCACGTGGACGGCCGCCGTCGCCTCCTGCAACCGCAGCAGGTCCGCCAGGTCCAGCACCGGCGCCAACCCCTCAGGACGGTTGCCCGCCAACTGCTCACGCAGCACCTGCCGCTCCACCTCCTCGGCGACCGGACCCAGCACCAGACGCACCGCGAAACGGTCCAGCTGCCCCTCCGGCAACGGGTACGTCCCGTGCTGCTCCACCGGGTTCTGCGTCGCCACCACCACGAACGGGTCCGGCAACCGGTGACGGACCCCGTCGACCGTCACCGCCCGCTCCTCCATCGCCTCCAGGAACGCCGACTGCGTCCGCGGCGACGTGCGGTTCAGCTCGTCGACCAGGACCACCGGCGCGAACACCGGACCCGGCACGAACCGGAACCCCCCGGCCGCCGGGTCCCACACACCCGACCCCGTCACGTCCGCCGGCAGCAGGTCCGCCGTCGCCTGCACCCGCCCGAACGCAGCACCCACGCTCGCCGCGAACGCCGTCGCCAACGTCGTCTTGCCACTGCCCGGCACGTCCTCCACGAGCACGTGCCCACGCGCCAGCACCGCCGTCACCAGCAGCTCGACCGCCGCGCGCCGACCACGGACCACCCGCTCCACCCCCTCCACCAGGGCGCTCGCGAGCACCGCGGGCTCCGGGCGCGGGCGGGGTTCGAGGAGGACGTGGCTCACCCCCCGGTGATCGGCACCGCGCCCCGCCGACCGCAGACCCGGTCGCCCGACCGGCGCAGCGGGGCGACGGGTGGCGTGGGGGACCCCCCTGGCGTGCTACGGTTTTCCTCGTTCGCACGGGCTCACGGGCCGGTGCGGGACCACTCGTCCGGGTGGCGGAATAGGCAGACGCGCTAGCTTGAGGTGCTAGTCCACGCATAGTGGGTGGGGGTTCAAGTCCCCCCTCGGACACACAGGTGAGGCCCCGACCAGCAGGTCGGGGCCTTCGTCGTTCCAGCACCGGGCGCTCCGCCGCAGGGGGATCGGCTCCCCGTCGCCGGACCGGCACCGGCCCGGGGCGAGGCCCCGGGCCCTCGGTCTCCCGCGCGCGTCGGTGGCGAGGACCGCCGCCCGCGGCCCCCGGGGGAGTTGCCGGCGAGCAAGCGGCCCCCCGGCCACGTGCCCGCTGCGCGGGCCGGCTGCACCACGGTCGTGGACGACGTCCTCAGGCGGCCACGAACTCCCAGTGCCACGGCTCGAACGGCCCGGGCGACCCCTGGGCCCAGGCCGGGTTGACGAACCCGAACAACGCCGCGTTCCGGTCCATCCACTGGTGCTGCACCGAAACGGCGTCCTGCACCCCGCCGCCGAGGTCGACGGCCAGGCCC
Above is a window of Kineococcus mangrovi DNA encoding:
- a CDS encoding alpha/beta fold hydrolase; the encoded protein is MSGGRLAVLPAVTPAPDLPGWDRRWSRLVEAVDHDGAVRTWHVLDTAPEGGDAIGTLLCVHGNPTWSYLWRGLASAASAVQLGWRVVAVDQLEMGFSERTGTVRRLGERVQDLRGLVDALQLSGPVVAVGHDWGGVVVSGWAAAELARHEGRHGGRSRVRLAGLVVANTAASWPVDAGAPGVLSAVLAPGVRPLVTSRSQAFLRTTLALPRPALPAAVKAAYRSPYRSAGERAGIDAFVADVPVGAGHPSRAALDGVSAGVGAIAAARVPTLVAWGPRDPVFGEWFLRDWRTRVPHADVHRFEGASHLTPEDPAFAGVVLRWLDERVLRPTPPPGDARPAPAARSPRLWAALGERAGDPQVAGTPAVVQMPAVRAGGSSSRAPRTTSWAELDRRTRELAAGFVLRGVQPGQRVSLLVPPGADLTAALYALLRIGAVAVVADAGLGVRGLSRAVTGAGVDWVVGVPKALLAARVLRWPGRRVSVADLTDVARAGAARLAAGFELPAEPRAESEAAVLFTSGSTGPAKGVVYTHGQLWQLARAMGAVVRIGPGQPLVSAFAPFALFGPALGATCVVPAMDVTKPATLTATALAEAVEAAGATSAFLSPAAVVNVLATAGDLTPARRAALARVRTLLSAGAPVPTPLLQRVRELMPLADPRTPYGATEVLPATDVGLSDILEAGAGEGICVGLPVEGVTVAVAPLDAEGRAGTDLVTTPGLLGEVVVGGEHVKDHYDQLWATQAASVDVRPSPTLLGAVRAGRWHRTGDVGHLDERGRVWIEGRLAHVVTTAEEVVTPVGVEQRAETVAGIARAALVGVGPRAARQLVLVAEPDPAVVAGLRRTTVADPVLAQAVREATGRNLVAVLLVPALPTDVRHNSKIDRVRVSSWAGRVLAGERAGALA
- a CDS encoding 3-oxoacyl-ACP synthase III — encoded protein: MFDPSSTEAAPAHRVGSPFQGNSTFAPANAALLSISHVEAPTVVPSSYFDEVLAPTLERLRLRPGLLEKVAGVQERRWWAPGQRASDVAAECGAKALSEAGVDASEVGMVISTTVTRPHLEPAVATSVHHGMDLPTSALNFDIANACLAWVNGVQVASAMIDAGMIRYAVVLGAEDVRSMHEGTISRLQREGITRKDFLNEFATMTLGCGAAAAVIGRADEHPEGHRIVGGVSRAGTAHHELCIGDMNHMRTDAKLMLTEGIEIVSDAFEAGDALWGWREAKKFVIHQISRVHTETLVDRIGVDPAKVPMTFPTWGNVGPISLPMTLAASAPDFSAGDKVIAMGVGSGLNTAMLELAW
- a CDS encoding transglutaminase family protein, which encodes MRPLTSAAALSRVAPVAPVAAAAAPPLPDLLGTHVPARAAVRCAGFAVVAAALALTVSGALPAAALVGVSGVVAVALVLRGRSPVLDQVLGACGVLASAVAVPGLVAGGGVSVVAAVSPVLALALAVRQFAVARSVRAVRSVLGLSVLVTVAAAGTAPSAALVGPVVLVWGSVLAGLACAVPHRPVDGRVVRRAAAGSVVASTVALVLFLLVPVPSSGGGALGGLGGLGGGAGGGGPVGAPVRSVQAYAGGTLDLSARGGLPATELLRVPAGSPSLWRSGVLDVYDGRTWVSSGNPVRWASAAAGYVAVPEPGASDVERVDDVEPLGSYPAVVSAGSPVGVRTSSELFDGASGLVLAQEGSSYRVVSRVVPSVDGPQDGSVPSVPGVAAVPQDVARWTQLPAGVPRRVRELGVRLAGGRDPVAAARAVSAHLRSVARYSLEAPVPAAGQDAVDAFVFQDRVGFCEQFATAEVVLLRSAGFPARLVTGFAGGESSGGARVFRSADAHAWVEVWVPGAGWVSSDPTAGAPLVGDGAGARGWWRGAWAQVQRLVERVLADAGARALVAVVLVVLLVAAVVVVRWWSRRWSRRGAPAVVVGPAGRRQDPAVGALLVAVARFDGALPPRWRRGAAEGVSDWRGRLVGAVQVCGPHASTEAAGDAGADAVAAAVAALEVVERACFGRVLPGRGELLGACGALEGASSVLLARQRGSAVRSGG